The following proteins are encoded in a genomic region of Nymphalis io chromosome 8, ilAglIoxx1.1, whole genome shotgun sequence:
- the LOC126770307 gene encoding G-protein coupled receptor dmsr-1-like isoform X2, whose translation MANATATDAYCVPGATNFNKAYSRLHGYIAIVICIIGSATNSINIAVLSRREMISSTNSILTGLAVADLLVMLEYIPYALHMNIKIGPQVNKNTYSWAVFVYFHSIFSQTFHTISIWLAVTLAVWRYIAIAYPQRNRTWCSKKNTTLAIVSAYIICPFLCLPIYFAMNIVPSEVTPHNNSEFAEDLSLPQNRTVYVLEMSKNKELVTAIMWIYSVILKLVPSIALSVLSTCLISKLTSTERRRQKLLKRSTIGSKEVEKQSLADESSARRSSRTDRTTRMLLAVLGLFLSTEVPQGLLGLASALAPDFFKSCYSMFGDLMDVLALFTSSVNFVLYCSMSRQFRCTFARLARRMLYATEEPAKFGTKLEPTTQKLKQ comes from the exons ATGGCGAACGCAACGGCGACGGACGCTTATTGTGTGCCCGGTGCTACAAATTTTAACAAAGCTTACAGTAGACTACATGGCTACATCGctatagttatatgtattattggaTCTGCGACTAATTCTATTAACATAGCCGTACTCAGTCGCCGGGAAATGATCAGTTCAACGAATTCTATTCTCACTGGCCTCGCTGTTGCGGATCTTCTCGTAATGTTGGAATATATTCCATACGCATTGCATATGAACATCAAAATAGGCCCACAAGTTAATAAAAACACTTACTCTTGGGCAGTTTTTGTATATTTCCATTCAATTTTCAGTCAAACGTTTCATACGATATCGATTTGGCTAGCCGTTACTTTAGCAGTTTGGCGGTATATTGCAATTGCTTACCCGCAAAGAAACAGAACATGGtgcagtaaaaaaaatacgactCTAGCGATAGTAAGCGCTTACATAATTTGTCCATTTTTATGTCTTCCGATATATTTCGCAATGAATATAGTGCCGAGTGAAGTGACACCGCACAATAATTCAGAATTCGCCGAAGACTTATCGTTACCACAAAACCGGACCGTGTATGTGTTAGAAATGTCTAAAAACAAAGAGTTAGTGACTGCAATCATGTGGATATACAGTGTTATTTTGAAACTCGTTCCTAGTATAGCTTTGTCAGTACTGAGTACTTGTTTGATATCAAAGTTGACGTCAACAGAAAGAAGGAGGCAAAAATTGTTAAAGAGATCGACGATCGGATCCAAAGAG GTTGAAAAACAATCATTGGCTGACGAGTCTTCAGCGCGAAGGTCGAGTCGGACTGATCGAACTACGAGGATGCTGCTAGCGGTCCTTGGACTCTTTCTGTCCACTGAAGTTCCTCAAGGTCTTCTAGGCCTTGCAAGCGCATTAGCTCCGGACTTTTTTAAAAGCTGCTACAGTATGTTCG GTGACCTGATGGATGTGTTGGCACTGTTCACGTCTTCAGTGAACTTCGTGTTGTACTGCAGTATGAGTAGGCAATTTAGATGTACCTTCGCTCGATTAGCACGACGCATGCTGTACGCAACTGAAGAACCGGCCAAATTCGGTACTAAGCTGGAACCTACAACGCAG aaaCTAAAGCAGTAA
- the LOC126770307 gene encoding G-protein coupled receptor dmsr-1-like isoform X1 — MANATATDAYCVPGATNFNKAYSRLHGYIAIVICIIGSATNSINIAVLSRREMISSTNSILTGLAVADLLVMLEYIPYALHMNIKIGPQVNKNTYSWAVFVYFHSIFSQTFHTISIWLAVTLAVWRYIAIAYPQRNRTWCSKKNTTLAIVSAYIICPFLCLPIYFAMNIVPSEVTPHNNSEFAEDLSLPQNRTVYVLEMSKNKELVTAIMWIYSVILKLVPSIALSVLSTCLISKLTSTERRRQKLLKRSTIGSKEVEKQSLADESSARRSSRTDRTTRMLLAVLGLFLSTEVPQGLLGLASALAPDFFKSCYSMFGDLMDVLALFTSSVNFVLYCSMSRQFRCTFARLARRMLYATEEPAKFGTKLEPTTQVTGPL; from the exons ATGGCGAACGCAACGGCGACGGACGCTTATTGTGTGCCCGGTGCTACAAATTTTAACAAAGCTTACAGTAGACTACATGGCTACATCGctatagttatatgtattattggaTCTGCGACTAATTCTATTAACATAGCCGTACTCAGTCGCCGGGAAATGATCAGTTCAACGAATTCTATTCTCACTGGCCTCGCTGTTGCGGATCTTCTCGTAATGTTGGAATATATTCCATACGCATTGCATATGAACATCAAAATAGGCCCACAAGTTAATAAAAACACTTACTCTTGGGCAGTTTTTGTATATTTCCATTCAATTTTCAGTCAAACGTTTCATACGATATCGATTTGGCTAGCCGTTACTTTAGCAGTTTGGCGGTATATTGCAATTGCTTACCCGCAAAGAAACAGAACATGGtgcagtaaaaaaaatacgactCTAGCGATAGTAAGCGCTTACATAATTTGTCCATTTTTATGTCTTCCGATATATTTCGCAATGAATATAGTGCCGAGTGAAGTGACACCGCACAATAATTCAGAATTCGCCGAAGACTTATCGTTACCACAAAACCGGACCGTGTATGTGTTAGAAATGTCTAAAAACAAAGAGTTAGTGACTGCAATCATGTGGATATACAGTGTTATTTTGAAACTCGTTCCTAGTATAGCTTTGTCAGTACTGAGTACTTGTTTGATATCAAAGTTGACGTCAACAGAAAGAAGGAGGCAAAAATTGTTAAAGAGATCGACGATCGGATCCAAAGAG GTTGAAAAACAATCATTGGCTGACGAGTCTTCAGCGCGAAGGTCGAGTCGGACTGATCGAACTACGAGGATGCTGCTAGCGGTCCTTGGACTCTTTCTGTCCACTGAAGTTCCTCAAGGTCTTCTAGGCCTTGCAAGCGCATTAGCTCCGGACTTTTTTAAAAGCTGCTACAGTATGTTCG GTGACCTGATGGATGTGTTGGCACTGTTCACGTCTTCAGTGAACTTCGTGTTGTACTGCAGTATGAGTAGGCAATTTAGATGTACCTTCGCTCGATTAGCACGACGCATGCTGTACGCAACTGAAGAACCGGCCAAATTCGGTACTAAGCTGGAACCTACAACGCAG GTCACCGGTCCGCTATAG